In the Hymenobacter tibetensis genome, CTACCTCGAAGCCGGCGGGCACGACTTTAAGGTCTGGAAAAATGGGCTGTACATGTTCTCGCAGTTCTTGTTCAAGCCCGTTGATGTGGCCGCGCTGCCCACCTACACGGTGCTAGGCGCCCAGGCCACGACCAACGTGCGCAACGCCAAGTACCCGCAGATTTTGCCCGATAACCGCGCCGTATTCCGCCTCAAAGCCCCCGGCGTGCAGAAAGCGCAGCTCGACCTAGGTCGCAAATACGACATGGTGAAAGACAGCACCGGCACTTGGACCACCACCACCGACACGCTGAGCCGCGGCCTGCACTACTACTCGCTGATTCTCGACGGCCTGCCCATCGCCGACCCCGCCAGCGACACTTTCTACGGCATGGGGCGCATGGCCAGCGGCATCGAGATTCCAGGCCGCGGCACCAGCTTCTACGCCCTGCGCGACGTGCCCCACGGCGAGGTGCGCGAGCGGCGGTACTTCTCCAAAATCACTAATTCGTGGCGGCGGTTTTTCGTGTACACGCCGGCCGGCTACGACGCCAACACCTCCGCCAAATACCCGGTGCTGTACCTGCTGCACGGCGGCGGCGAAGACGAAACCGGCTGGGCCAAGCAAGGCAAAACCGACATTATTCTGGACAACCTCATTGCCGACAAAAAGGCCAAGCCCATGCTCATCGTGATGATGGACGGCAACATGGGCGGCCCCGGTGGCCTGGCCGGCTTCGGCGAGCCGGTACTAAAGCGCTTCGAAGACGAGCTAAAGCAAACCGTGATGCCCGTGGTGGAAAGCAATTACCGTGTAGCGCCCGGCGCTCAGAATCGGGCGCTGGCGGGCTTGTCGCTCGGGGGCCTGCAAACCCTTTACGCCGGTATGAAGAACACCGACCAGTTCGCCTACCTAGGGGTATTCAGCTCTGGCTTTTTTGCGAACAACGCGGCCTTGTCGGACCCGCAGTACGCCTTCATGAAAGCCAATGCCAGCACCATCAATACCAACCTCAAGCAGCTGTGGCTCTCGATGGGCGGGCCCGAAGACATTGCCTACGCCAACAACAAGGTGATGCGGGCCAAGATGGATGAGCTCGGCATTAAATACGCCTACAGCGAGTACCCCGGCGGCCACACCTGGCCCGTCTGGCGCCACGATTTGTATCTGTTTGCGCAGAAGCTTTTTTAGGCAGCTATCTACGTGCTACTAGTTGATTAATAACTAATAAAGGCCGTCCTGCTGAGCTTGCCGAAGCATCTCTACCGCTTCGTTGCAACGGTTCTGATGAAGCGCTAGAGATACTTCGGCAAGCTCAGCAGGACGTTCTAGAAAGTCTACAAATACACTCTAACGCTTCACTCTTTTAAGGGTCAGCGCTTATTCCACCCACTTATGCGCAAACTTCACTGGTCAGCTAAAGCCTCTTTGCTGTTGCTTTGCTGGGCAACCACCTTAGGGGCCACGGCGGCCAAGCTGAAGCCTACCCCCCTGCGGCTGTGGTACGATAAGCCGGCCGCCAATTGGAATGAGGCCCTACCCCTCGGCAACGGCCGCCTGGGGGCTATGGTATTCGGCGCGCCGCAGCGAGAGCGGCTCCAGCTAAACGAGGAAACCATCTGGGCTGGCGGCCCCAACAACAACGTGAAGGCCGACGCGTTGCCCGTGGTGCGGCAGCTCCGTGAGCAGCTACTGGCCGGGCAGTTGGTGGAAGCGCAGGCCCTGGCGCAAGCCAAGATGCAGCCCGCCGGCAACAGCGGCATGCCCTACCAAATGGCGTCGAACGTGTACCTCGACTTTCCGGGCCACGACAACGCCACGCACTACCAACGCGACCTAGACATCAGCCGGGCCGTGGCCTCGGTTAGTTATGAGGTGGGTGGCGTCACGCACCACCGCGAGCTATTCAGCTCCCTGCCTGACCAAGTGGTGGTGGTGCGCCTAACGGCCAGCAAGCCGGGTCAAATTAGCTGCCAGTTGAGCGAGGAAAGCCTGATGCAGTACACCCGGCACGCCGAAAAAGACCAGTTGGTGCTCGATGGCTGCGGTAGTGAGCACGAAGGCCAGGCAGGCCAAATTCGCTTTCAGACGCGCGTGCAGGCCGTAGCGGAGGGCGGCACCGTGCAAACCGCCGACGCAGGCATCCGTATTGCGGGCGCCAACAGCGCCACGCTCTACATTTCCATCGGCACCAACTTCAACAACTACCACGATGTAAGTGGCGACCCTGCCGCGCGGGCCACGGCCTGCCTAGCTGCCGCCGTACGCAAGCCCTACAAGCAGGCGCTGGCCGACCACGTAGCGGCTTACCA is a window encoding:
- a CDS encoding alpha/beta hydrolase-fold protein, which gives rise to MRLLLPVLVSVALLSAGSAFAQKTLMEAPKGFDQPVAGNATGRLDSISYPSKTVGTVRKALVYTPPGYSKKKKYPVLYLLHGIGGDEKEWLKGGHPQVILDNLYAAGKLKPMLVVMPNGRAMKDDRPIGNIYGPDKVAAFANFEKDLLTDLIPYVEKHYPALTTRENRAIAGLSMGGGQSLDFGLGNLDKFAWVGGFSSAPNTKIPEQLVPDPAKAKKLLKLLWISCGDADGLLPISQRTHDYLYEHNVPHVYYLEAGGHDFKVWKNGLYMFSQFLFKPVDVAALPTYTVLGAQATTNVRNAKYPQILPDNRAVFRLKAPGVQKAQLDLGRKYDMVKDSTGTWTTTTDTLSRGLHYYSLILDGLPIADPASDTFYGMGRMASGIEIPGRGTSFYALRDVPHGEVRERRYFSKITNSWRRFFVYTPAGYDANTSAKYPVLYLLHGGGEDETGWAKQGKTDIILDNLIADKKAKPMLIVMMDGNMGGPGGLAGFGEPVLKRFEDELKQTVMPVVESNYRVAPGAQNRALAGLSLGGLQTLYAGMKNTDQFAYLGVFSSGFFANNAALSDPQYAFMKANASTINTNLKQLWLSMGGPEDIAYANNKVMRAKMDELGIKYAYSEYPGGHTWPVWRHDLYLFAQKLF